In the genome of Sebastes umbrosus isolate fSebUmb1 chromosome 14, fSebUmb1.pri, whole genome shotgun sequence, one region contains:
- the LOC119501587 gene encoding SUMO-conjugating enzyme UBC9-like has translation MSGIALSRLSQERKAWRKDHPFGFVAVPTKNPDGTMNLMNWECAIPGKKGTLWEGGLYKLRMLFKDDYPSSPPKCKFEPPIFHPNVYPSGTVCLSILEEDKDWRPAITIKQILLGIQELLNEPNIQDPAQAEAYTIYCQNRMDYEKRVRAQAKKFAPT, from the exons ATGTCTGGCATCGCTCTTAGCAGACTGTCCCAGGAGCGCAAAGCCTGGAGAAAAGACCACCCGTTT GGTTTTGTTGCTGTGCCCACTAAGAATCCTGATGGGACCATGAACCTGATGAACTGGGAGTGTGCCATTCCTGGGAAGAAAGGA ACCTTGTGGGAGGGAGGACTGTATAAACTCAGAATGCTGTTCAAAGATGACTACCCTTCCTCACCACCAAAAT GCAAGTTCGAGCCACCAATATTCCACCCAAATGTCTACCCATCCGGCACCGtgtgtctgtccatcctggaggaGGACAAAGACTGGAGGCCCGCCATCAccatcaaacag ATCCTGTTGGGTATCCAGGAGCTGCTGAATGAGCCCAACATTCAAGACCCAGCACAAGCAGAGGCTTACACAATTTACTG TCAGAACAGGATGGACTATGAGAAGCGGGTAAGGGCACAGGCCAAGAAGTTTGCCCCCAcatag